The Cloeon dipterum chromosome 3, ieCloDipt1.1, whole genome shotgun sequence genome includes a region encoding these proteins:
- the LOC135938557 gene encoding sialate O-acetylesterase-like, with protein MVLQMAPKRAHLWGYGVPDALVTLTFDQISENTTVQESEIWELWLPAQEAGGPHILHFEHQELSGGPLTKVNVAGVLFGDVWLCLGEGNMEFFMGSLDNFEEEVNIASTYYGMRLFHVGRGEATEEVPEIGPNIEQQWTVLYEGVLEWYSAECLFFGQMLSNYFPARPIGLIEFAWTGTSLQSWMPKQVIEECQTREAENTHPSSGIHNAIMHPLSKFTVRGVLWDHGDSISGSDAMNRSEFHCATRGLFDHWRANFADSTAGDLPIGLVQLGPDSSVAVAEGMAPVRIFQMELADPLYPKTAMYKIFTAATFDLVDNISSTKDMFTKMFQAKRVVAHRLFTSAKEVVFSDENSTNLRMEISKADKAQIILEFSGDIKLNGSHGFAYATSLDDGNWTEAVVVGGEGRRVLLEPPPIEAKVVGYAIHTTPCLHLQCAVYDSNGLPLYPWVLPLPSSSPRTTMALDSHQFILLITTVYVIISNSAN; from the exons ATGGTCCTGCAGATGGCTCCGAAAAGGGCACACCTCTGGGGATACGGTGTGCCGGACGCGCTAGTCACGCTCACCTTTGACCAAATCAGCGAAAACACCACCGTCCAGG aGAGTGAAATTTGGGAGCTGTGGTTGCCAGCGCAGGAGGCCGGGGGGCCCCACATTCTGCACTTCGAGCATCAAGAGCTTTCTGGAGGACCGCTCACCAAAGTTAACGTGGCTGGAGTGCTTTTTGGTGACGTCTGGCTCTGCCTGGGCGAAGGGAACATGGAGTTCTTCATGGGAAGT CtcgataattttgaagaaGAGGTCAACATTGCTAGCACATACTATGGAATGCGTTTGTTCCACGTTGGTCGTGGAGAAGCTACCGAGGAGGTGCCTGAAATTGGTCCCAACATTGAGCAGCAATGGACAGTACTCTATGAAG GTGTGCTTGAGTGGTATTCTGCTGAGTGTCTTTTCTTTGGACAAATGCTATCGAATTATTTTCCCGCGAGGCCCATCGGCTTAATCGAGTTCGCGTGGACGGGTACCAGCCTGCAGTCGTGGATGCCGAAACAAGTCATTGAAGAATGTCAAACTCGGGAAGCAGA gaACACTCACCCTTCTTCTGGAATTCACAACGCTATTATGCATCCTCTGAGTAAATTTACTGTGCGAGGAGTCCTTTGGGACCACG GTGACAGCATTAGCGGCAGTGACGCAATGAATCGAAGCGAATTCCATTGTGCCACGCGCGGTCTCTTTGATCACTGGCGCGCCAACTTCGCAGATTCCACTGCCGGAGATCTTCCAATCGGTCTCGTGCAG TTGGGACCTGACTCGAGCGTCGCTGTAGCTGAAGGAATGGCGCCCGTGCGAATTTTTCAGATGGAACTCGCCGATCCCCTCTACCCTAAAACGGCAATGTACAAGATTTTTACGGCGGCTACGTTTGACTTGGTTGATAACATTTCCTCAACCAAAGACATGTTTAC GAAAATGTTTCAAGCAAAGAGGGTTGTAGCGCACAGACTCTTCACCTCGGCCAAAGAAGTTGTTTTCTCTGACGAAAATTCCACCAATCTCAGG aTGGAAATCTCGAAAGCAGACAAGGCACAAATAATCCTGGAGTTTTCCGGTGATATTAAACTTAACGGATCCCACGGTTTTGCG TATGCAACAAGTTTGGATGACGGAAACTGGACTGAGGCTGTAGTTGTTGGGGGTGAAGGGAGGAGAGTGCTCTTGGAGCCACCACCCATTGAAGCGAAAGTTGTTGGTTATGCCATTCATACTACTCCCTGCTTGCACCTGCAATGCGCTGTCTACGATTCTAATGGTCTTCCACTTTATCCCTGGGTGCTTCCCTTGCCATCGTCTTCCCCTCGCACTACAATGGCGCTCGATTCTCATCAATTCATCCTCTTAATAACCACAGTTTAcgtaattatttcaaattcagcaaattaa